In Psychrobacter sp. P11G3, a single genomic region encodes these proteins:
- a CDS encoding acetyl-CoA carboxylase carboxyltransferase subunit alpha codes for MSTVWDSVQLARHAKRPLFMDYVNQLFTEFDELHGDRAFADDKAILGGLARFDGQPVMVIGQHRGRSTRERIAHNFGMANPEGYRKVIRLVKMAERFNIPVMTFVDTQGAYPGIGAEERGQAQAIAESIAVFSSLKVPVIVTIIGEGGSGGALAIGVGDKVNMLQNSIYSVISPEGCASILWKTAEKAQDASEALKLNAINLYQMGLIDAVIEEGEGAHIQPQPVMNALKALITEQLDEIKDLDPQERCELRYEKLKSFNSEVMLPA; via the coding sequence ATGAGCACTGTCTGGGATAGTGTGCAGCTTGCACGACACGCCAAGCGTCCATTATTTATGGACTATGTTAATCAGCTTTTTACCGAATTTGACGAGTTGCATGGCGACCGTGCTTTTGCCGATGACAAAGCCATTTTGGGTGGTCTTGCACGTTTTGATGGTCAGCCTGTGATGGTGATTGGTCAGCATCGTGGTCGTAGCACCCGTGAGCGTATTGCTCATAATTTTGGTATGGCCAATCCTGAAGGCTATCGCAAAGTGATTCGTTTGGTCAAAATGGCCGAGCGCTTTAACATTCCTGTGATGACCTTTGTGGATACCCAAGGTGCTTACCCTGGTATTGGTGCAGAAGAGCGCGGACAAGCGCAAGCGATTGCAGAAAGCATTGCTGTATTTTCTAGTCTGAAAGTGCCTGTGATTGTGACTATCATTGGTGAAGGCGGCTCAGGTGGCGCATTGGCGATTGGTGTCGGTGATAAAGTAAATATGCTACAAAACAGCATTTACTCAGTGATCTCTCCTGAAGGCTGTGCTTCTATCCTATGGAAAACCGCTGAAAAAGCACAAGACGCTAGTGAAGCGCTAAAGTTAAACGCCATCAACCTGTATCAAATGGGTTTGATTGATGCCGTTATCGAAGAAGGTGAAGGCGCACATATTCAGCCACAGCCGGTGATGAATGCCCTTAAAGCATTGATTACTGAACAACTTGATGAGATTAAAGATTTAGATCCTCAAGAGCGTTGTGAGCTACGTTATGAAAAGCTAAAGTCTTTTAACTCAGAAGTGATGTTACCTGCTTAA
- the tilS gene encoding tRNA lysidine(34) synthetase TilS produces MTSSAIISHPIKSIADLPVDKTLATALLSSMSVYSDQLHGRRLWLACSGGRDSLALAALCVQLYRQGKLPCLPQLLHVDHGLQSDSQHWAKHVANWAQAQQLPCRILQAQVNGHDEQAARQARYNIMRAHINQDDVLLLAHHADDQAETVLMRLIQGAGVNGLSGIQPWSVRRQGGQRNVLWRPWLTIRRATISAYAKRLALPYIDDPTNKTGDNVRSGLRRDIMPALATYNPNVIDNIARSAQLLSDAQETVNAQAIQDMQQTESTDLQLLPAQRVLNIDALQQLPMYRQRQLLHYWLGQDEPLPPVKQLVDDVLTLSQRDDQDHQTELFWQGRKASYTIRRYRQQLYRMSSEWMSWLKLPLTEQVLTLSSNLFSHSANNLTSLTIRSSDRYTWQLQVKVDALVRLLENSADGIAQQIVLKIVPLNREQRLKTEMAARPQAGKKLYQTLGIPLWLRDSLMVVSITLTKKSEDGSDIQTDIPLLLASPFESWLLSSEQTDSDAKSNQLAEYIRSELSLK; encoded by the coding sequence ATGACCAGCAGCGCAATCATCTCACATCCTATTAAATCAATTGCCGATTTGCCAGTTGATAAGACACTAGCAACCGCATTATTGAGCAGTATGTCTGTTTATAGTGATCAGTTGCATGGTCGTCGTCTTTGGTTGGCATGTAGTGGTGGGCGTGATTCATTGGCACTTGCGGCGCTGTGTGTGCAGCTCTACCGACAAGGTAAGTTGCCATGCTTGCCGCAGCTTTTACATGTCGATCATGGCTTACAATCGGATAGTCAGCATTGGGCCAAGCATGTTGCCAATTGGGCGCAAGCGCAGCAGTTGCCTTGTCGCATTTTACAGGCACAAGTGAATGGGCATGATGAGCAGGCCGCTCGGCAAGCGCGTTATAATATTATGCGTGCTCATATTAACCAAGATGATGTATTGCTATTAGCGCATCACGCTGATGACCAAGCTGAAACGGTGCTGATGCGATTGATTCAAGGAGCAGGAGTCAACGGTCTGTCTGGTATACAGCCGTGGAGTGTACGAAGACAAGGCGGGCAGCGCAATGTCCTGTGGCGACCTTGGCTCACCATAAGACGCGCAACTATCAGCGCCTATGCCAAACGCTTAGCGCTGCCTTACATCGATGACCCTACCAATAAAACTGGAGATAATGTACGTAGTGGGTTACGCCGCGATATCATGCCAGCACTGGCTACGTACAACCCCAACGTCATTGATAATATTGCTCGTAGTGCGCAGCTGTTAAGTGATGCACAGGAAACAGTCAATGCTCAAGCTATACAGGACATGCAGCAGACGGAGAGTACAGACCTGCAACTTTTACCCGCACAGCGTGTATTAAATATTGATGCGTTGCAACAGCTACCCATGTATCGTCAGCGGCAACTACTGCACTATTGGCTGGGTCAAGATGAGCCGTTACCACCTGTTAAGCAACTCGTCGATGATGTGTTAACTCTCAGCCAACGTGATGACCAAGATCATCAAACAGAACTGTTTTGGCAAGGTCGTAAGGCATCTTATACCATTCGCCGCTATCGTCAGCAGCTCTATCGTATGAGCAGCGAATGGATGTCTTGGCTGAAGCTACCACTGACCGAGCAGGTACTGACTTTATCTAGTAATTTATTTAGTCATTCAGCTAATAATTTAACATCGCTCACCATACGTAGCAGTGATCGTTATACTTGGCAGTTGCAAGTAAAGGTAGATGCGCTGGTACGATTGTTAGAAAATAGTGCGGACGGTATAGCACAACAGATAGTGTTAAAAATAGTGCCATTAAACCGTGAGCAACGGTTAAAGACCGAGATGGCTGCGCGCCCACAAGCAGGCAAAAAACTGTATCAAACGCTTGGGATTCCACTATGGCTACGAGACAGCTTAATGGTAGTCAGCATTACCCTTACAAAAAAATCTGAAGATGGAAGCGACATACAAACTGATATTCCTCTGTTACTAGCATCACCATTTGAGAGTTGGCTTTTGAGTTCTGAGCAGACGGATAGCGATGCTAAAAGCAATCAATTGGCTGAGTACATCAGAAGTGAGCTTAGTCTAAAATAA